The following are encoded together in the Macadamia integrifolia cultivar HAES 741 chromosome 10, SCU_Mint_v3, whole genome shotgun sequence genome:
- the LOC122092094 gene encoding protein CutA 1, chloroplastic isoform X2, translating into MASTLWCRASSSIVSCSSASALLRRRLPLVGAFCVLSLGIANLSPTLSSSFKTGSRFVSQSSARALHSTGMEGSSSTVPSIVVYVTVPNKEAGKKLAQSLVKEELAACVNIVPGIESVYKWKGEIQTDNEQLLVIKTRESLLEALTEYVKANHEYDVPEVIALPIRGGSIPYLEWIKSSTRE; encoded by the exons ATGGCATCAACATTGTGGTGCAGAGCCTCCTCGTCGATCGTCTCCTGTTCTTCTGCTTCTGCCCTGCTGCGGCGTCGTCTGCCCTTGGTTGGTGCTTTCTGTGTGCTGAGTTTGGGTATCGCCAACCTCAGCCCAACACTCTCTTCCTCCTTCAAGACGGG ATCGCGTTTTGTTAGCCAATCGTCAGCCAGAGCTCTTCACTCGACCGGAATGGAAGGCAGTTCTAGCACCGTACCAAGTATTGTGGTTTATGTTACTGTCCCAAACAAAGAAGCAG GAAAGAAACTGGCACAGAGCTTAGTCAAAGAAGAGCTTGCAGCATGTGTCAACATAGTACCAG GAATAGAGTCAGTTTACAAATGGAAGGGTGAG ATCCAAACAGACAATGAACAACTACTTGTAATCAAGACCCGTGAATCTCTTTTGGAAGCTCTGACAGAATATGTCAAAGCCAACCATGAATACGA TGTTCCCGAAGTCATTGCATTGCCCATCAGGGGCGGCAGTATTCCATACCTGGAATGGATCAAAAGCAGTACGAGGGAGTAA
- the LOC122092094 gene encoding protein CutA, chloroplastic isoform X1, giving the protein MASTLWCRASSSIVSCSSASALLRRRLPLVGAFCVLSLGIANLSPTLSSSFKTGCAKSLPFVPFLRSRFVSQSSARALHSTGMEGSSSTVPSIVVYVTVPNKEAGKKLAQSLVKEELAACVNIVPGIESVYKWKGEIQTDNEQLLVIKTRESLLEALTEYVKANHEYDVPEVIALPIRGGSIPYLEWIKSSTRE; this is encoded by the exons ATGGCATCAACATTGTGGTGCAGAGCCTCCTCGTCGATCGTCTCCTGTTCTTCTGCTTCTGCCCTGCTGCGGCGTCGTCTGCCCTTGGTTGGTGCTTTCTGTGTGCTGAGTTTGGGTATCGCCAACCTCAGCCCAACACTCTCTTCCTCCTTCAAGACGGGGTGCGCAAAGTCTCTCCCTTTCGTCCCTTTTCTCCG ATCGCGTTTTGTTAGCCAATCGTCAGCCAGAGCTCTTCACTCGACCGGAATGGAAGGCAGTTCTAGCACCGTACCAAGTATTGTGGTTTATGTTACTGTCCCAAACAAAGAAGCAG GAAAGAAACTGGCACAGAGCTTAGTCAAAGAAGAGCTTGCAGCATGTGTCAACATAGTACCAG GAATAGAGTCAGTTTACAAATGGAAGGGTGAG ATCCAAACAGACAATGAACAACTACTTGTAATCAAGACCCGTGAATCTCTTTTGGAAGCTCTGACAGAATATGTCAAAGCCAACCATGAATACGA TGTTCCCGAAGTCATTGCATTGCCCATCAGGGGCGGCAGTATTCCATACCTGGAATGGATCAAAAGCAGTACGAGGGAGTAA